The following proteins are encoded in a genomic region of Helicobacter macacae MIT 99-5501:
- the argB gene encoding acetylglutamate kinase produces the protein MQTLQNKAKILIEALPYIQRFGGKIIVIKYGGSAMEDENLKKSVVLDIALLKSIGFKPVIIHGGGKDISKWINKLGGEARFEEGFRVTDENALQVAEMVLNYINKSLVGYMGSFGVRAVGISGKDGGTLKASKKLINGKDIGFVGSVESVDTKLITSLIENDFVPVICPVSADEKGQGYNINADDAACAIAQGLNAEKLVFLSDIEGIYKDFSDKSSLITILKISEAKNLLKSEGVSGGILPKLQNCIEAIENGVSRVHIIDGRIQHCLLLEFFTDRGIGTAILRD, from the coding sequence ATGCAAACCCTCCAAAACAAAGCCAAAATCCTCATTGAAGCATTGCCATATATTCAGCGATTTGGTGGCAAAATCATCGTCATCAAATACGGCGGGAGTGCTATGGAAGATGAAAATCTAAAAAAAAGTGTGGTGCTTGATATTGCACTGCTAAAATCCATAGGCTTTAAGCCTGTCATCATTCACGGCGGTGGCAAAGACATAAGCAAGTGGATAAATAAGCTAGGTGGGGAAGCGAGGTTTGAGGAGGGATTCCGCGTAACTGATGAGAATGCGCTACAAGTGGCTGAAATGGTGCTAAACTACATAAACAAATCTTTGGTGGGCTATATGGGGAGCTTTGGCGTGAGGGCGGTGGGGATAAGTGGCAAAGACGGAGGCACGCTAAAGGCGAGCAAAAAGCTCATAAATGGCAAGGATATAGGGTTTGTCGGTAGCGTAGAATCTGTGGATACCAAGCTTATCACAAGCCTAATTGAAAATGACTTTGTCCCTGTGATATGCCCTGTGAGTGCTGATGAGAAAGGGCAGGGGTATAATATCAATGCTGATGACGCGGCTTGTGCCATAGCTCAAGGGCTAAATGCAGAAAAGCTAGTGTTTTTAAGCGATATAGAGGGAATATATAAAGACTTTAGCGACAAATCAAGCCTAATCACAATCCTTAAAATAAGTGAGGCAAAAAACCTCCTAAAAAGTGAGGGCGTGAGCGGAGGCATACTGCCTAAGCTACAAAACTGCATAGAAGCCATAGAAAATGGCGTATCGCGCGTGCATATCATCGATGGCAGGATACAGCACTGCTTGCTATTAGAGTTTTTCACTGATAGAGGTATAGGCACGGCGATTTTGCGCGACTAG
- a CDS encoding aspartate aminotransferase family protein, whose product MSQAQKSAILPIYSRQEVVFCYGKGVYLYDTQGKKYLDFGAGIAVNALGYAHKDFTNALKKQAQKLLHISNLYYNTSAIKAANKLAKASNLSKVFFTNSGAEAIEGALKVAKKYAYNKGISHPKIIAFKNSFHGRTLGALSVTGNESYQKPFKPLLDWVEFAEFNDIKSVEKIIAKQDLKKDSKVCAIILEPVQGESGILPAKAKFLRELRHICKGKDILLILDEIQCGMARSGTMFAYQQYGIMPDILTTAKALGCGVPVGAFVLSEKVAQNSLTKGEHGSTYGGNPFACAAVCKVFDIFEKEGILERVNQNAVLLKDALESLKFDFIKEVRSVGLLAGMELDESVKISQVIESARKKGLIILPAGKNTLRFAPPLIIKPKHIKQMQKILESALKEFA is encoded by the coding sequence ATCTCTCAAGCCCAAAAAAGTGCTATTTTGCCCATATACTCGCGACAAGAAGTTGTGTTTTGCTATGGTAAGGGCGTGTATCTCTATGATACGCAAGGAAAAAAGTATCTAGACTTTGGTGCAGGCATAGCGGTAAATGCACTAGGATACGCGCACAAAGACTTCACAAATGCTCTAAAAAAGCAAGCCCAAAAATTACTACACATTTCCAATCTCTACTACAACACCTCTGCGATAAAAGCTGCAAATAAGCTAGCAAAAGCCTCAAACCTATCAAAAGTGTTTTTTACAAATAGTGGTGCAGAAGCCATAGAAGGTGCGCTAAAAGTGGCAAAAAAATACGCTTATAACAAAGGCATATCCCACCCCAAAATCATCGCTTTTAAAAACTCCTTTCACGGACGCACTTTGGGTGCGCTATCTGTTACAGGAAATGAGAGTTATCAAAAGCCCTTCAAGCCTTTGCTAGATTGGGTAGAGTTCGCTGAATTTAACGACATAAAAAGTGTAGAAAAAATCATCGCTAAACAGGATTTAAAAAAAGATTCCAAAGTATGCGCAATAATCCTAGAGCCCGTGCAAGGCGAGAGTGGAATCCTCCCTGCCAAAGCGAAGTTTTTGCGTGAGTTGCGACATATTTGCAAGGGCAAAGATATATTGCTTATCCTTGATGAAATCCAATGTGGTATGGCAAGAAGTGGCACTATGTTTGCCTACCAGCAATACGGCATAATGCCAGATATTCTTACCACTGCAAAAGCACTAGGCTGTGGTGTGCCTGTGGGGGCGTTTGTCCTAAGCGAAAAAGTCGCGCAAAATTCGCTTACAAAAGGCGAGCACGGAAGCACTTATGGGGGCAATCCTTTTGCTTGCGCGGCGGTTTGCAAGGTGTTTGATATTTTTGAGAAAGAGGGGATTTTGGAGCGGGTAAATCAAAACGCAGTGCTACTAAAAGACGCGCTAGAATCGCTAAAATTTGACTTCATAAAAGAAGTGCGAAGTGTCGGGCTACTCGCAGGTATGGAGCTAGATGAAAGCGTGAAAATAAGCCAAGTGATAGAATCCGCTCGCAAAAAAGGGCTAATCATCTTGCCCGCAGGCAAAAACACCCTGCGCTTTGCCCCACCGCTAATCATCAAGCCAAAGCATATCAAGCAAATGCAAAAAATCCTAGAATCCGCCCTAAAGGAATTTGCTTAA
- a CDS encoding outer membrane beta-barrel protein: MPNTKIPKSLFALFQSVFCAPKSWTKSAIKFFDRICALAFASFVFCGTACLAEVSGGFVGAYYGYGEFRQVSSGTFGLGGVPIATGATTIKADSFSTGVSLGYKHFFNPYLGLRLYGEISVYVPEFRFEGEVEDTTLINYGANLDLLVNFIAKPEIDFGIFVGGGVGANTYVAKEIEQLKKDIREYGLGFRVNDTRLDVALNAGVRFHFARRHGIELGSRVPFYPAVVLNENLYEAGASINLKIEYVHIYNVFVRYTFRF; this comes from the coding sequence ATGCCAAATACAAAAATACCAAAATCTTTATTTGCACTTTTTCAGAGTGTCTTTTGTGCTCCAAAGTCTTGGACAAAATCTGCTATTAAGTTTTTTGATAGAATTTGTGCTCTAGCTTTTGCTTCTTTCGTATTTTGTGGCACTGCTTGCCTTGCTGAAGTAAGTGGTGGGTTTGTCGGAGCGTATTACGGTTATGGCGAGTTTAGGCAAGTATCTAGTGGCACTTTTGGCTTGGGTGGTGTGCCTATCGCCACAGGAGCGACAACGATAAAGGCTGATAGCTTTAGCACGGGGGTTAGCTTAGGCTACAAGCATTTTTTCAATCCTTATTTGGGGCTACGACTTTATGGAGAGATTAGCGTATATGTGCCAGAGTTTAGGTTTGAGGGAGAGGTAGAGGACACTACGCTTATAAATTATGGAGCAAATTTAGATTTGCTAGTGAATTTTATCGCAAAGCCAGAGATAGATTTTGGGATTTTCGTAGGTGGTGGTGTGGGGGCAAATACTTATGTAGCTAAGGAAATAGAGCAGCTTAAAAAAGATATTAGAGAGTATGGCTTGGGATTTAGGGTAAATGATACAAGGCTTGATGTCGCACTAAATGCGGGCGTGCGATTTCACTTCGCTAGGAGGCACGGCATAGAGCTAGGTAGCAGAGTGCCTTTCTACCCCGCTGTGGTGCTAAATGAGAATCTTTATGAAGCAGGTGCGAGTATAAATCTAAAGATTGAATATGTGCATATATACAATGTCTTTGTGCGATATACTTTTAGGTTTTAG
- a CDS encoding autotransporter outer membrane beta-barrel domain-containing protein translates to MIPTKTHLAFAKNALISLWFYTFFVGGGGSSVYAFDYIGRLPSSITLNGGESQTHNAVMNCSSYWECVFGDYSYSFTYSTNGDTDSTLTLNATLPPNPASQRKDKPFFIGTMTINPHSNLIMQGFESFNLGNSLTINSGSLSFKNGDFATLFNTNIRVTNGGNLSIEGKGFTNRGSMSAQNATISITASSARNYGSITNNGGDISIRNTSIYNIGQKVALAGASPSSVANITNNGGTITIGGSVYNGGQENSNIVCQVSGCGGGNITNYGGTITITGQLISEPKDGQSSSIGIYGGTLSATGGVQNKSGSTLTIGALNGVMGKIQGNVTNSGQIIIDAQGASGGTHQFITGTLKTGSNISLINGNTEFATSSLQNQNKTLTVNLDTAKIASFTSSLEPNQKSTLNALGSQIYTTNGATSPRLTQSADLLNQSAFTLLSAPFSLISILKSNLSYPISYTSHTSKIKTNSLEIGFIGGILQSSSKISGGGGGVRLGYAKDFASYFGSSSLEIEAGYIYSAIKDNATSTLLSYGSSLTSHTAGAEAIFFTPLTRDSRFGLKVGLGGFMTFIDSSREVDTTLLWGNPSLKSSLSLYQVALDSSVGYEVVRLSNFIATPYLGLHQSVNILPSFAESSEQSNTPQSTSIALKTQGYKAYHLGLIVGLEAQLRLRERAFGGERTANTAESKKGVLLGKIEYEYLAFSSQKSIDFAYPSGDFISFGTPHSHKVRGALGFQKDFTNGVTLGVEASIQSLISTQSISKTLGQSLYFYGANATVGYRF, encoded by the coding sequence ATGATACCTACAAAAACCCACCTAGCCTTTGCCAAAAATGCGCTAATATCTTTGTGGTTTTATACCTTTTTTGTTGGGGGGGGGGGAAGCAGTGTTTACGCGTTTGATTATATAGGCAGACTGCCTAGCTCTATTACGCTAAATGGTGGCGAATCGCAAACGCATAATGCAGTAATGAATTGCAGTAGTTATTGGGAATGTGTCTTTGGCGATTATTCATATAGTTTTACATATTCTACAAATGGCGATACAGATTCCACGCTAACGCTTAATGCAACATTACCACCAAATCCCGCAAGTCAACGCAAAGACAAGCCATTTTTTATAGGCACAATGACTATCAATCCACATTCAAATCTCATTATGCAAGGATTTGAATCATTCAATCTTGGAAATTCGCTAACTATCAATAGTGGCTCGCTTAGTTTTAAAAATGGCGATTTTGCTACGCTTTTTAATACAAATATACGCGTTACAAATGGTGGAAATCTTAGCATTGAGGGCAAAGGCTTTACAAATCGTGGAAGTATGAGTGCGCAAAACGCCACGATTTCAATTACGGCAAGTAGTGCACGAAATTATGGTAGCATTACCAATAATGGTGGCGATATATCCATACGCAATACAAGTATATACAACATAGGGCAAAAAGTTGCATTAGCTGGTGCTAGTCCCTCAAGTGTGGCAAATATCACAAATAATGGCGGAACGATTACAATCGGTGGTAGCGTATATAATGGCGGACAAGAAAATTCAAATATAGTGTGTCAAGTCAGCGGTTGCGGTGGTGGCAATATCACAAATTATGGCGGAACAATCACTATCACAGGACAGCTTATAAGCGAGCCAAAAGATGGGCAAAGTTCTAGTATAGGAATCTACGGTGGGACTTTGAGTGCCACAGGTGGAGTGCAAAACAAATCAGGTAGCACGCTTACAATCGGTGCGCTAAATGGAGTGATGGGTAAAATTCAAGGAAATGTAACCAACTCTGGACAAATCATCATTGACGCACAAGGCGCAAGCGGAGGAACTCATCAGTTTATCACAGGCACTCTTAAAACAGGGAGCAATATCTCTCTTATCAATGGCAATACAGAATTTGCCACTTCAAGCCTGCAAAACCAAAATAAAACCCTAACCGTAAATCTAGACACAGCCAAAATCGCTAGCTTCACTTCCTCGCTAGAGCCAAACCAAAAATCCACCCTAAACGCACTAGGAAGTCAAATCTACACTACAAATGGCGCGACTTCACCTCGCCTAACTCAAAGCGCGGATTTGCTAAACCAAAGCGCATTCACGCTCCTATCCGCACCATTTAGCCTTATAAGCATACTAAAATCAAACCTATCCTATCCCATATCCTACACAAGCCACACAAGCAAAATCAAAACAAACTCGCTAGAAATAGGCTTCATAGGAGGGATTTTGCAATCTAGTAGCAAAATATCTGGAGGAGGAGGAGGAGTTAGACTTGGGTATGCAAAAGACTTTGCAAGCTATTTTGGCAGCTCTTCACTTGAGATAGAGGCAGGATACATTTATAGCGCGATAAAAGATAATGCCACAAGCACGCTTCTTTCTTACGGCTCAAGCCTTACTTCTCACACCGCAGGAGCAGAGGCGATATTTTTCACACCACTCACTAGAGATAGCAGATTTGGGCTAAAAGTAGGGCTTGGTGGATTTATGACATTTATAGACTCAAGTAGAGAAGTAGATACCACACTTCTGTGGGGAAATCCTAGCCTAAAATCTAGTCTAAGCCTCTATCAAGTCGCGCTAGATTCTAGTGTGGGCTATGAGGTAGTGCGTCTATCAAACTTCATAGCCACTCCATATCTTGGACTTCATCAAAGTGTCAATATACTCCCTAGCTTTGCAGAATCTAGTGAGCAATCAAACACGCCACAAAGCACCTCTATCGCGCTAAAGACACAGGGCTACAAAGCCTATCATTTAGGGCTTATCGTGGGACTAGAAGCGCAACTACGCTTAAGAGAAAGGGCATTTGGTGGAGAGCGCACTGCAAATACAGCAGAATCCAAAAAAGGAGTTTTGCTAGGCAAAATCGAGTATGAATACCTAGCCTTTAGCTCCCAAAAATCCATAGATTTTGCATATCCTAGTGGGGATTTTATTAGCTTTGGCACACCTCATAGCCACAAGGTAAGAGGGGCACTTGGCTTCCAAAAAGACTTCACAAATGGCGTAACTCTAGGCGTAGAAGCCTCTATCCAATCACTAATCAGCACGCAAAGCATATCTAAAACACTTGGGCAAAGCCTATACTTCTATGGCGCAAATGCCACGGTTGGGTATAGATTTTAG
- the queF gene encoding preQ(1) synthase, giving the protein MPPKNPSKTQNKPTNKSPIKNAKSTKQSNRYGEKQIQNFTVQKDLELWQNTAPNDYIIKITLPEFCCLCPRSGYPDFATLRLEYIPDKWLVELKAIKLYINSFMSRHISHEASINEIYSTLKSKLKPKWIKLTAEFNPRGNVHTTIEVRSDLVVPKKPKF; this is encoded by the coding sequence ATGCCACCCAAAAATCCAAGCAAAACTCAAAACAAACCCACAAACAAATCCCCAATCAAAAATGCAAAATCCACCAAGCAGTCAAATCGATACGGAGAGAAGCAAATCCAAAATTTTACCGTGCAAAAAGACTTAGAGCTATGGCAAAACACCGCACCAAACGACTATATTATCAAAATCACTTTGCCAGAATTTTGTTGCCTTTGCCCGCGCAGTGGCTACCCTGATTTTGCTACTTTGCGACTAGAGTATATCCCTGATAAATGGCTTGTAGAGCTAAAAGCTATCAAACTCTACATAAACTCCTTTATGTCGCGCCACATAAGCCACGAAGCAAGCATAAACGAAATCTACTCCACACTAAAATCCAAGCTAAAACCCAAGTGGATAAAGCTCACCGCAGAATTTAATCCACGCGGAAATGTCCACACCACTATTGAAGTTCGCAGTGATTTGGTAGTCCCCAAAAAGCCTAAATTTTAA
- a CDS encoding outer membrane beta-barrel protein produces MKCLSTTLIKTTIGATISTVILSSSLALAQGNTSAASQTEAQEKDLQILQLQKEIEALKMQSANRASADEQTDKQTTKNLTKSQKYAQKQEKKQAKIQAKQTRRNLSKNNFFLGLEVGGLQSQMQEKVDGTQNPTKKASGLNYGLMLGGSHFFGKYVGLRYYGDINISHSKFPTNPAQTIWARHGIGLDILANLIATQKNEKSYRFGVFAGLYTGLLNLSGTPSKDFGIGNVNLALNAGLRVDMGRFGFEFAGQLPFIKSVHSAVVFDNFFGVNQDGFSISANAKRQQNYTLNARLIVRF; encoded by the coding sequence ATGAAATGCCTTTCTACTACCTTGATAAAAACAACGATAGGTGCAACAATAAGCACAGTGATTTTATCATCTAGCCTAGCATTAGCACAAGGCAACACTTCAGCCGCTTCTCAGACAGAAGCGCAAGAAAAAGATTTGCAAATCTTGCAACTCCAAAAAGAAATAGAAGCCCTAAAAATGCAAAGTGCAAATAGAGCCTCTGCAGATGAGCAAACAGATAAACAAACCACCAAAAATCTAACAAAATCTCAAAAATACGCCCAAAAGCAAGAAAAAAAGCAAGCCAAAATACAAGCAAAACAAACACGCAGAAATCTATCAAAAAACAACTTTTTCTTAGGGCTTGAAGTAGGTGGGCTTCAATCCCAAATGCAAGAAAAAGTAGACGGCACTCAAAACCCCACAAAAAAAGCTAGCGGGCTTAATTACGGGCTTATGCTAGGTGGTAGCCACTTTTTTGGCAAGTATGTGGGGCTAAGGTATTATGGCGATATAAACATTTCTCATAGCAAATTCCCCACCAATCCAGCCCAAACGATATGGGCTAGACACGGCATAGGACTTGATATACTAGCCAACTTAATCGCCACCCAAAAAAATGAGAAATCATACAGATTTGGTGTGTTTGCAGGGCTATACACAGGACTGCTAAACCTCTCTGGCACGCCAAGTAAGGATTTTGGTATAGGCAATGTAAACCTTGCACTAAACGCAGGATTACGAGTGGATATGGGGCGATTTGGTTTTGAGTTTGCTGGGCAGCTCCCTTTCATCAAGTCTGTGCATTCTGCTGTCGTGTTTGATAATTTTTTCGGCGTCAATCAAGATGGATTTAGTATTTCTGCAAATGCCAAACGACAGCAAAACTACACGCTAAATGCAAGGCTGATTGTTAGATTTTAG
- the fliS gene encoding flagellar export chaperone FliS yields MRSNAYALYQQNEISVESPAKLIEMLYEGILRFAGQIKVNMENGDIEKKIYYINRVTDIFTELLNVLDYERGGEVAVYLTGLYTHQIKLLTQANVENNPEKVDIVVNVVKGLLEAWREIHPNELA; encoded by the coding sequence ATGAGAAGTAACGCCTACGCCCTCTACCAACAAAACGAAATCTCTGTGGAATCCCCTGCTAAGCTCATAGAAATGCTCTATGAGGGAATCTTGCGCTTCGCTGGACAAATCAAAGTAAATATGGAAAATGGCGACATTGAGAAAAAAATCTACTACATAAACCGCGTAACTGATATTTTCACAGAGCTACTAAATGTGCTTGACTATGAGCGCGGAGGCGAAGTAGCAGTCTATCTCACAGGGCTATACACTCATCAAATCAAACTCCTAACCCAAGCCAATGTCGAAAACAACCCCGAAAAAGTAGACATTGTCGTAAATGTCGTAAAAGGACTACTTGAAGCGTGGAGGGAAATCCACCCAAATGAATTGGCTTAA
- the fliD gene encoding flagellar filament capping protein FliD, producing the protein MAIGKINSLGAGSGILSYEVIDKLREADEKAMVKPIERKMEENVEKQKTLTEIQTLISALRAPARTLGDYSSYLGRSTEINNDAIKASVSSGVPPQDIKIDVHSLAQGDINEVGGKFESRDSVFSDSDVKLSFYTKGRTYTIDIVSGMSVGDVAQAITDETNGEVIGTVMKTGGSKPYQLMMNSKGMGDESRIYFGSILRTENISSNVLDLQDGDLTLKLKDKKGETQSVSVKLKTDGLGDSTLALKEAIKEAIAQNSELKDLLDSQIHIGLDKDGKGLIINDLRGNEIEVEGTKARELGFRQTKTGDDPIYQASNAVKAGKLSGTITIGTVPLDLAKMTKEKNTSEQNAKIIAEAIENIAGMHAKTDGQGHLELYSEVGEIKISTNTPADKQALEDTGLRAGTIQNYSKLQESLFKVRNVQKAQDAEISYNGARVSRPSNEINDVINGVSLTLKSTTEEGKPAIISIGRDDEAIIEQVKDFVKAYNELVPKLDESTRFDEDSKIAGIFNGVSDIRSIRTALNREISYSELVNSKLRSLMNYGISLNDKGVMLLDESTLKSQVSSQPQETEEFFYGYEKKNYKGEDVHIDGVFVKIDKFLGDLVDGSNSRLESYSSSLERDAKKLQKDKKSANELLDSKYEAMASRFAAYDSQIAKTKNAFGSVQMMIDQSIARK; encoded by the coding sequence ATGGCAATCGGCAAAATAAACTCTCTGGGTGCTGGAAGCGGGATTTTGAGCTATGAAGTCATTGATAAGCTAAGAGAAGCTGATGAAAAAGCTATGGTAAAGCCCATAGAGCGCAAAATGGAAGAAAATGTCGAAAAGCAAAAAACCCTAACTGAAATCCAAACCCTCATATCCGCGCTCCGCGCTCCTGCTAGGACACTAGGCGACTACTCAAGCTATCTAGGGCGAAGCACAGAAATCAACAATGACGCCATAAAAGCAAGCGTATCAAGCGGTGTCCCACCACAAGACATAAAAATCGATGTCCATAGCCTCGCACAAGGCGACATAAACGAAGTAGGTGGGAAATTTGAAAGCCGAGATAGCGTATTTAGCGATAGCGATGTCAAACTAAGCTTCTACACCAAAGGCAGAACCTACACTATCGACATAGTAAGCGGTATGTCAGTAGGCGATGTAGCCCAAGCAATCACTGATGAGACAAATGGCGAAGTCATCGGCACAGTGATGAAAACAGGTGGCTCTAAGCCATATCAACTAATGATGAATTCCAAAGGAATGGGCGATGAAAGCAGAATCTACTTTGGCTCTATCCTCCGCACCGAAAACATTTCTAGCAATGTCCTTGATTTGCAAGATGGGGATTTGACACTAAAGCTAAAGGACAAAAAAGGAGAAACCCAATCTGTAAGCGTGAAGCTAAAGACTGACGGCTTGGGGGATTCTACCCTCGCGCTAAAAGAGGCGATAAAAGAAGCAATCGCACAAAATAGTGAGCTAAAAGATTTGCTAGATAGCCAAATCCACATAGGGCTTGACAAAGACGGCAAGGGACTTATCATCAATGACTTGCGTGGCAATGAGATAGAAGTCGAGGGGACAAAAGCACGCGAGCTAGGGTTTAGACAAACAAAAACAGGCGATGACCCCATATACCAAGCAAGCAACGCCGTAAAAGCGGGCAAGCTAAGTGGCACGATTACCATAGGCACGGTTCCGCTTGATTTGGCAAAAATGACAAAAGAAAAAAACACTAGCGAGCAAAATGCCAAAATCATTGCCGAAGCGATAGAAAATATCGCAGGAATGCACGCTAAAACCGATGGACAAGGACATCTAGAGCTATACTCCGAAGTAGGCGAAATCAAAATCAGCACAAACACCCCAGCAGATAAGCAAGCATTAGAGGATACGGGATTGCGTGCAGGGACGATACAAAACTACTCCAAACTGCAAGAGTCGCTTTTCAAAGTGAGAAATGTCCAAAAAGCACAAGACGCGGAAATCTCCTACAACGGAGCGCGAGTATCTCGGCCAAGCAATGAGATAAATGATGTCATAAATGGTGTTTCTCTCACCCTAAAATCCACCACCGAAGAGGGCAAGCCAGCTATTATCAGCATAGGGCGCGATGATGAAGCTATCATCGAGCAAGTAAAAGACTTTGTCAAAGCCTATAATGAGCTTGTGCCAAAGCTAGATGAAAGCACTCGCTTTGATGAGGATAGCAAAATCGCAGGGATTTTTAATGGCGTAAGCGACATTCGCTCTATCCGCACCGCGCTAAATAGAGAGATTTCCTACTCGGAGTTAGTAAACTCCAAGCTACGAAGTTTGATGAACTATGGAATCTCGCTAAATGACAAAGGCGTAATGCTCCTAGATGAATCCACTCTAAAATCCCAAGTGTCAAGCCAGCCGCAAGAAACAGAGGAGTTTTTCTACGGCTATGAGAAAAAAAACTACAAAGGCGAAGATGTCCATATTGACGGAGTTTTTGTCAAAATCGATAAATTTTTGGGGGATTTAGTCGATGGTAGTAATTCAAGGCTTGAATCATACAGCTCATCACTAGAGCGCGATGCAAAAAAATTGCAAAAAGACAAAAAAAGTGCAAATGAGCTACTTGATAGCAAGTATGAAGCGATGGCAAGTCGGTTTGCTGCCTATGATAGTCAAATAGCAAAGACAAAAAACGCTTTTGGCTCGGTGCAAATGATGATAGACCAATCTATCGCTAGAAAATAG